CGGCTGTTTCTGTCCGCCATGATTTTGCGTAAGTGGGTGAGAGCGTTAGATAaagagggagggacagagagcGACCTCAGTGTAAGTGGAATGATAACCCCAGTGCATTTACAGGAATAGAATCTATTGTGTGCTAAAGTTGGAGTCACAACATGAGCATGTCTGGTCAGGGCAGGGATATGTTGCTCGTTTaacccaacccccccccctctttccaTGCCCTGACTGCTAAAAGGCCAAATGACTAGAAGAGTGAATCCCCATGTGTTGCACAAGGAAAGTAGGGCAAAACTTGACTTGGATTTCTTACATGCTTTATATAGTTGCTAgattaaaagagaaaactgCCGTTCTGTGTATGAATGCACAACTTCGGACACGACAAGTGGCAGCTCTTTAATCCATCAGGTTTGAATTGTCAACAGGCCAGCAACAGGCAGGTTATTAATAACGATGCTATGCTGTGTGTATGGGGTAACCAGGGCTCTCTTGATACTAAACACTACTTTTGTTTGTGCCAACTCCAATGTCCTGCAGACTATTAGGCCTTAGCAATACACCAAGGCCACCTAAAGGGCACCCCAAATAGGGGAAGGATTGGGAACAgtgcagtaaaaacaaatgcatacacaaaaacagaacaagagagtatttgtctctgtgttatGAATAAGAGTTCAGGAGTAAAGTGTGGTTCAGTGTGCATGTACCCATGAACAATCAATCTATGAAATCACCCTGCATTAATATGGTCCTCTGCTGAGGCCATTGCATGGGGGAGGGGAAAAATTGGTTTTTGTAAGTGTGTGATTTTCTGTGTATGCGTGTCTATGTGCGGACAGAAAATGGCTTTCTGCACTGCAGATGTAATAACTTGAGGCATAAGGGAGAGGgcgggagggaaggagggggtaGTTCAATTACaatttcctcccctccttcagTCTCACTGTGTGCCAAGTAATTCATTTCAGAGGCAATTACCAATAGGACCGCAGCCCAGCCTGCTATTCTAACTCATATGGATGAGCTGTCACAgccaggagggagggagggagggggagagggaggaagggatggaggagggacGCTTCAAGCTGTTCCACATAGATtcgagaacaacaacaacacacaccatggggatgagcaaaaacacacttttcatagatcaacacactgacacagccaCACAGATATCCATCATCTAAATCCACAGAGACGTCCCGAGGTGATAATCATTAAGATCACAGCAATCTCTGATAATTATGATCTATGAGGGAAATTTCATTGTATCTCACAGAGATTAACACACTTCCTCCGAAGTGgttttcaacaacaacaaaaacagtaacactgggatgaagctttttttttccactgggTGCAAAAGAGATGTAATCCTTGTGACGTTCTTTATAATCAGGTCTACTGCAATTCCTTTACAGCCGGTCATCTTCTTATTGATTGATGCTGTTGTCTGACTGTTAGCTCATAATCACACAACATTCATCAATGCACTAAAGCAGTTTGTTCCTTCTGATGTAGCATTAAAGAACAAGACAACAGGAGCTGCATATTGTTTCCTGCCATTTATTTCTAAGTACTTTAGCAATATGCTTTTGTGAGCTTTGTAGAAAAGGACTGTAGGATGTGGCTGCTGCCTTCCTGCTGACTCAAATTTTAGTGTAATGGAATTACATGCAATTACCCTGCCTCCCCACTGGCCCAGCCACAGAGTAACAGAGTCCCTGAataaaggcaaacacacacacacacacacatactgcaacATCCACAGCTTCCCCTTCAAAGTGAAGCCCTGCAAAGTGGTTTCAAAGTACTTCAGTGAGGTCAGACAAAGCAAAAGCCTCTGTTGTGCCACATGCACACATCCTGTGCTAGTTTTCTGGGGCAGAAGCAGGGTCAAACCCATTTCCATTTCTCAAAGTTCAAAAGTAGAGTTGGACGTGAaattgaaaaaggaaaaaaaaagcgctgataaagaaaatcaaatggAATTGACCTCCACTCTCAAAGTGCACACATATAAAGGAATAGCAGGGGGTAATATAAATGAATTAGGGTCAAAAAATGAGATACATGAAACAGATTTcagcttttttgttgtttttacacatcAGCTGATTGACTCACAACTTTAAACTGCACACACCTCTGCATTAGGAAGTGAAACTCCTTTATTATGATGTCCCAGTGATGAGGCATACatacagagaagaaaaaataagtGGATGATGCACTGACGTATTGTTTAGCAGCTGATGCCTTCtttcaaaaacatcaaatgaattAGTCACAACCTCTAGTGTTACTGtatatcagtgaaaataaacagtgtgctACAGTGTGCAATAACTGACCGTTCAGTTATTGTTGGTATGTTGGCTGGTACAGACACAAGCTGTCTTTAGGGGCTGGGGGGTAGAGAGTGGGGTCTTTGCGGTCTTATGGTTGTTTGGAAACCCTGATCAGGCAAAATAATGTCAAAGTAAATGCTTTAGTATTGATCTGCTTTTAGTCCCCTCGGTCCACAGCATGTAGTATGATAGTCCATGTGCAGGCTACATGGTAAACAGATAGCAATCCACATCTACTGCAGTCTGGAAAATCCCTATTAAGAATGGAGACTGAGGCTCAGCTCTGATATTTTGGGTACTCATTCTAATTTCATGTCAAATGATGTGTAGTATGAGGACTGTTATGTTTCTAGCTCAGTTCCGTTAGAGAGGAACAGAGACGAGTGTCCAATAAGTATCTTTACAGCAGGTAAAAAGCCTTCAGTTGCTATTTAGGTAAAAGAAATGCTTGACTATAGCTTTAAGTCCATAATAATCTGTAGTTAGCTTTGAGGTAGATGAGCGTCTCCAGGTTCTTTGGTAAGACACGGCCTCTCTCTGGCCGCAGACAACGCCCAGCAGTCGTGAAAATGCTCTCCACTACAGTGCCACAAGCAGGTATGGTAAAAGCTCTCTTAGCCACCTGGGCGAGCAGAGGAAAGTCAATTTCTTTCCGTCGCCAGTAATGCAAAGCTTCCTCGTCTGTGGGTTCCTCTCGTAGGTAGATGGCCAACTCCTGCTCTAGACTCTTGGCCTGTGTTGTGGGTCTCTGCTTGATGAAAGAGAAAAGCTTACACGGCCGAGAAAGTGAGGAGACCGGTGATGGAGCTGGGGCAGGAGGGGTCTGGGATTGGGGATGTAGGTCTGTGTTGGGGTCTATGGGGCTGGAGGCTGTGGAATGTTTGGACAACTCCTCTACTAGAACGTGTCTGTGCCACTCAGGGTTGCTGCTCCAAGTGAGCTTGAACTGGGGATCCAAGGTGGTGGCAGTGATGTAGAGGGGGTCCTCCAGGATAGGGGCCAGTCGACTCTCTAAAGCATGGCTGAGGCCCACAAGTAGAGAGGGGCAGTGGGGGGTTGACGTCTCAGAGAGATGCTTACGAAGGCCCAGAACACACGGCAGAGCCAGGCTGATGGacacatgtctgtctgtctgcatgtctgtctgtctgtccccaTGCACCATGTCCCAGGCCTCAGTGAAGGGCTCCAAAGTGTCAGTGAGCTCCCTCAGCAGAGCTCTCTCTGATCCACTAAGTGCAAGCTCCCCTGGTCCACTCATCTCCTCCAGGAACTCCACCGAGTCCAGGAGCCGCCGAAGCACCtgcacagtaaaataaacaattagAAAATTATAGAAACACTCGATTTAGCCGAAAAGCTTACAGATTTATCAGTGGCTCCTCCTGTGAAAATGCTACCTGTACACTTTATAAGATATGATTGATATTATATACCTTAAGCTGAGCAGCCCAGTCTCTTGCTGCAGCGGGGTTATTTCCTGGTCCCCCCATGATCAAACCAGGAGCATCAAACACCTGAGTAAGTTTCTCAGGTGGGACAGCAGAGGTAATGTAGTTGTAGAAACAAGCAGCCTTGGCCAGTGTGGAGGAGATCTGTGGACAGGAGCGTAACCCCTCAGTGACACACTGTtcaagagagcgagagaaacaGTCCACCCGACAAACACCCAGACCCTGCTCCCATGAATCCTCCCAttcgtcctcctctccaccgtCACCATGGCCATTCCTGATTCCTTCCTCCACATTGTTACCATTGTCCGCCTCTTCTTCGCCATCTTCGTTTTGCCCGCTGGTGAGAGGGGGTGAAATCAGGAAACCAGGAAGACTACATGGCTTTACAGTTGCTGTTGCCAGGAGAGGATCTGCGACAACACGAAACGCTCTGCCTGACACGCCATGAGAGTGACACACTTCATCGAAATCTGACAGCACGCGATTCCCAGAGCTGCCCCGAAGCAGAGGCAGACACGCCAGGAGAGCTGAACGCATCTGCCAATCAGATGTAAGAAAATGGCAGGTGACACCGAGGTAcctacagagacacagagagaagtgGACTCCCTCAGTTAGGGGATTAAACTGAGTGGGTATAATGTCATTTTTGGTAGATTTTACCTCCTTACCCTGATGTGGATCCAGTTAAACCCCTCCAGAGATCCAGGCTGAGACTGAGGGCCTGCGTTGAGGCCAGGGCTTGACGGGTTGCTAGCTGGGCCTGATAGGCGTAGGCTGGGAGGAGCTGGGTCTTGATGTAGTGTTGGCCCTCAGGGGTGTAACGTGGCTCCAGGAGTTGAAGGAGCTCTCTGAAGCCTTGATTTTCCACTATGGACACTGGCTGCAGATCACGCACAATCATCTTAGCTATAGCCTCAGATATGAGAACCTATGGtaacaacaaaacagtaaataatGAAACACTTGCAGGATTTCATAAGTAGAAGCTCGGCTGCATCTCAAACTAAGATGGGACGGTAACACACACCTGACGTGGGTCATGTCTGTCAAACTTGGTCAACCCCCCACCAGagcctcctcctactcctccctCGTGAGTTCCCATTcctccaacaccaccagcacctcctccaccaccactaccaccaccacctcctcctcctcctccggtaCTGATGGGGAGAGTGTATCGGGTATTCCCTCCATTGGTGGTGTAACTATGCAGGGAAGCAGAGGAGTAACCTTCTCTCTTCATATCCTTTCTTTTTACAAAGTCATCATACATGGCCTGGTGCTTCCGCTGAAtgggagagagacacagcagtgtTATTAGTTGACAGGTAGTTAATTTACT
The sequence above is drawn from the Larimichthys crocea isolate SSNF chromosome XV, L_crocea_2.0, whole genome shotgun sequence genome and encodes:
- the si:dkey-109j17.5 gene encoding zinc finger BED domain-containing protein 4 isoform X1, which encodes MASVSKVSILDYFNIVFEGENGKIESNCKACGTRIQAKRSVTSNFVTHLKRKHQAMYDDFVKRKDMKREGYSSASLHSYTTNGGNTRYTLPISTGGGGGGGGGSGGGGGAGGVGGMGTHEGGVGGGSGGGLTKFDRHDPRQVLISEAIAKMIVRDLQPVSIVENQGFRELLQLLEPRYTPEGQHYIKTQLLPAYAYQAQLATRQALASTQALSLSLDLWRGLTGSTSGYLGVTCHFLTSDWQMRSALLACLPLLRGSSGNRVLSDFDEVCHSHGVSGRAFRVVADPLLATATVKPCSLPGFLISPPLTSGQNEDGEEEADNGNNVEEGIRNGHGDGGEEDEWEDSWEQGLGVCRVDCFSRSLEQCVTEGLRSCPQISSTLAKAACFYNYITSAVPPEKLTQVFDAPGLIMGGPGNNPAAARDWAAQLKVLRRLLDSVEFLEEMSGPGELALSGSERALLRELTDTLEPFTEAWDMVHGDRQTDMQTDRHVSISLALPCVLGLRKHLSETSTPHCPSLLVGLSHALESRLAPILEDPLYITATTLDPQFKLTWSSNPEWHRHVLVEELSKHSTASSPIDPNTDLHPQSQTPPAPAPSPVSSLSRPCKLFSFIKQRPTTQAKSLEQELAIYLREEPTDEEALHYWRRKEIDFPLLAQVAKRAFTIPACGTVVESIFTTAGRCLRPERGRVLPKNLETLIYLKANYRLLWT
- the si:dkey-109j17.5 gene encoding zinc finger BED domain-containing protein 4 isoform X2, whose amino-acid sequence is MYDDFVKRKDMKREGYSSASLHSYTTNGGNTRYTLPISTGGGGGGGGGSGGGGGAGGVGGMGTHEGGVGGGSGGGLTKFDRHDPRQVLISEAIAKMIVRDLQPVSIVENQGFRELLQLLEPRYTPEGQHYIKTQLLPAYAYQAQLATRQALASTQALSLSLDLWRGLTGSTSGYLGVTCHFLTSDWQMRSALLACLPLLRGSSGNRVLSDFDEVCHSHGVSGRAFRVVADPLLATATVKPCSLPGFLISPPLTSGQNEDGEEEADNGNNVEEGIRNGHGDGGEEDEWEDSWEQGLGVCRVDCFSRSLEQCVTEGLRSCPQISSTLAKAACFYNYITSAVPPEKLTQVFDAPGLIMGGPGNNPAAARDWAAQLKVLRRLLDSVEFLEEMSGPGELALSGSERALLRELTDTLEPFTEAWDMVHGDRQTDMQTDRHVSISLALPCVLGLRKHLSETSTPHCPSLLVGLSHALESRLAPILEDPLYITATTLDPQFKLTWSSNPEWHRHVLVEELSKHSTASSPIDPNTDLHPQSQTPPAPAPSPVSSLSRPCKLFSFIKQRPTTQAKSLEQELAIYLREEPTDEEALHYWRRKEIDFPLLAQVAKRAFTIPACGTVVESIFTTAGRCLRPERGRVLPKNLETLIYLKANYRLLWT